The Megasphaera stantonii genome includes a window with the following:
- a CDS encoding ketopantoate reductase family protein, with protein MKLMVTGIGGVGGYVASVLCAAYSDVTLIARGPRKEALLKKGLVLHSDVFGEHTAFPAVTDDPSTAGIQDMIFVCVKNYSLADALTAILPCVSRHTVVVLILNGVDHSAAAKKILPKCPIVDTTIYITSAYEADFSIRQSGTFARLFIGSDDKEAAQRAYDVLNCEGLTCRLSGDITAEIWNKYITNCAYNVITSYYEGTIGYVFSQPKGKEEFRTLLDEAYAVGKALGIALSPTLPEEIYDRVMRQKDKDVSSSLARDIMQGRQSELETFSGYLVKTADELHIPVPFSAHCYHTILQRLQHTAT; from the coding sequence ATGAAACTGATGGTAACAGGCATCGGCGGCGTCGGCGGCTACGTCGCATCTGTATTATGCGCCGCCTACTCCGACGTCACGCTGATCGCCCGGGGACCGCGCAAAGAAGCGCTGCTGAAAAAGGGCCTCGTCCTCCACAGCGACGTATTCGGAGAGCATACGGCCTTTCCCGCTGTAACGGACGACCCGTCGACAGCGGGCATACAAGACATGATATTTGTCTGCGTAAAAAATTACTCCCTTGCCGACGCGCTGACGGCAATTCTTCCCTGTGTCAGCCGGCATACCGTCGTCGTCTTGATTTTAAACGGCGTCGACCATAGCGCCGCAGCGAAAAAGATCCTGCCGAAATGTCCCATCGTCGACACGACGATTTACATTACGTCAGCCTATGAAGCAGATTTTTCTATACGCCAATCGGGAACCTTCGCCCGTCTGTTCATCGGCTCCGACGATAAGGAAGCGGCACAGCGCGCCTACGACGTGCTCAACTGCGAAGGCCTGACGTGCCGACTCTCCGGCGATATTACGGCGGAAATCTGGAACAAATACATTACAAACTGCGCCTACAATGTCATTACGTCCTATTACGAAGGGACGATCGGCTACGTCTTTTCCCAGCCCAAGGGCAAAGAGGAGTTCCGTACCCTCCTGGATGAGGCCTATGCCGTCGGCAAGGCATTGGGCATCGCCCTCTCGCCAACCCTTCCCGAGGAAATTTACGACCGCGTCATGCGCCAAAAGGATAAAGACGTCTCCAGCTCCCTGGCCCGCGATATCATGCAGGGCCGTCAAAGCGAGCTGGAAACCTTCAGCGGATACTTGGTAAAAACGGCTGACGAGCTGCATATTCCCGTTCCCTTCTCAGCCCATTGCTACCACACGATTTTGCAGCGCCTGCAGCATACGGCGACATAA
- a CDS encoding MaoC family dehydratase, giving the protein MARDVKYEDIKIGDKASVSKTISEFDVYAFAGVTTDFNPVHINKEFAKNSMFKQRIAHGMISAGLISAVLGTELPGVNTIYMNQSLSFLAPVFYGDTLTATVECKEKDDAKHRIIFKTTVTNQDGKVVTDGEARVMKK; this is encoded by the coding sequence ATGGCACGTGATGTAAAATATGAAGATATTAAGATCGGTGATAAAGCATCCGTATCGAAGACGATTTCCGAATTCGACGTATATGCCTTTGCCGGCGTAACGACAGACTTCAACCCCGTCCACATCAACAAAGAATTCGCTAAGAATTCCATGTTCAAACAGCGCATTGCCCACGGCATGATTTCTGCAGGTTTGATTTCGGCCGTACTGGGCACGGAGCTGCCGGGCGTGAACACGATTTACATGAATCAGTCCCTCAGCTTCCTGGCACCGGTATTCTACGGTGACACGCTGACCGCGACGGTAGAATGCAAGGAAAAAGACGATGCAAAACACCGCATTATCTTCAAGACGACTGTCACCAATCAGGACGGCAAAGTCGTCACCGACGGCGAAGCTCGCGTCATGAAAAAATAA
- a CDS encoding GntP family permease → MDFNILVILLSLIGLITFAYRGFSVIMMAPIMAILAATLTGLDLMPSYTELFMGKAVTYIKSYFPVFMLGAIFGKVMEETGLARGLASAIINGLGKEPTKAVISIVLAGSILTYGGVLMFVVVFAVYPFAAALFKEANYPKHLIPACIALGAFTATMDCLPGTPQIQNIIPTTYFGTNLYAGPLAGIIGAVIIYGVGGFFIIHRLKSCIAKGEGYGNHTLNEPVLDPNAKLFSWQVACLPLLTVLVVNFAVTEFVTWNPDILVPFQHMKGVPLVAAKVQNVVSIWALIIALVCGIIVALIAGWREIKTVDSMSKILNAGAIGSLLAIMNTASEVGYGNVISQLPGFAEVAGFLMSIHIGGTPLVSEAVSVTVLAGITGSASGGMAIALELMSQDWLAWAQSIGMGPEILHRVASMASGGLDTLPHNGAIITLLAVCGLTHKESYKDIFVITVLKTFTVFVIIFIYSVTGLH, encoded by the coding sequence ATGGATTTTAACATTCTCGTCATCTTACTCAGCTTGATCGGCCTGATAACGTTCGCATACCGCGGCTTCTCCGTTATCATGATGGCCCCGATCATGGCTATCCTGGCGGCTACGCTGACTGGTTTAGACCTCATGCCTTCATACACCGAATTATTCATGGGTAAAGCCGTAACGTACATCAAATCGTACTTCCCGGTATTCATGTTAGGTGCTATTTTTGGTAAGGTCATGGAAGAAACGGGTCTTGCCCGTGGTTTGGCCAGCGCTATCATCAATGGCTTGGGCAAAGAACCTACAAAAGCCGTTATTTCTATCGTATTGGCAGGTTCGATCCTGACCTACGGCGGCGTTCTCATGTTCGTCGTTGTATTCGCAGTATATCCGTTCGCAGCAGCCCTCTTTAAAGAAGCTAACTATCCGAAACACCTGATTCCGGCCTGCATCGCTTTAGGTGCATTTACGGCTACGATGGACTGCTTGCCCGGTACTCCGCAGATTCAGAACATTATCCCGACGACATATTTCGGCACGAACCTTTATGCCGGCCCGCTTGCTGGTATCATCGGCGCCGTCATCATTTATGGCGTTGGCGGTTTCTTTATTATCCATCGTTTGAAATCCTGCATCGCTAAAGGCGAAGGCTATGGCAATCATACGCTGAACGAACCTGTACTGGACCCGAACGCAAAATTGTTCTCCTGGCAGGTTGCTTGCCTCCCCTTGCTGACTGTATTGGTCGTTAATTTTGCTGTTACTGAATTCGTTACCTGGAATCCCGATATCCTCGTTCCCTTCCAGCATATGAAGGGCGTTCCCCTCGTAGCTGCTAAGGTACAGAACGTAGTTAGTATCTGGGCTTTGATTATCGCCCTTGTCTGCGGCATCATCGTCGCTTTGATTGCCGGCTGGCGCGAAATCAAGACGGTTGACAGCATGTCCAAGATCCTCAACGCTGGCGCTATCGGCTCCCTGCTCGCTATTATGAACACGGCATCCGAAGTTGGTTATGGTAACGTTATCTCCCAGCTCCCGGGCTTTGCTGAAGTAGCAGGCTTCCTCATGAGCATTCATATCGGCGGCACGCCGCTCGTATCCGAAGCTGTCAGCGTAACGGTGCTTGCTGGTATTACAGGTTCTGCTTCCGGCGGTATGGCTATCGCTTTGGAATTAATGTCCCAGGATTGGCTCGCTTGGGCACAGTCCATCGGCATGGGTCCGGAAATCCTCCACCGTGTTGCTTCCATGGCTTCCGGCGGTTTGGATACCTTGCCCCACAACGGCGCTATCATCACGCTGCTCGCAGTTTGCGGCTTGACGCATAAAGAATCGTATAAAGATATCTTCGTAATTACGGTACTGAAGACCTTCACCGTATTCGTCATCATCTTTATCTATTCTGTAACAGGGCTTCACTAA
- a CDS encoding LysR family transcriptional regulator: MEIRNLNTFLQVVSIKNFTQAAKILGYSQSNVSAQIQQLEREVGAPLFNRIGRQVTLTQHGEELIPYAQKIVATALLMENFLKSKESLGGTLRIGMVESLYEILFESSLLRYHQHFPNVKVELVVDDTATLKNRMQTGVLDFACLIAEPLPKTQWHTWYSRKEDIVVIANPGNHLCRQNSLTLSDLKDEEFILMELTAPYIVTFQSAMSAQNITLRPFLTLQSANTATRLVSKGNFLSVLPQYTVVQAAKQGDVVILPITDFCDSSYVQTVLHANKVMTPQIEGFLQEIQAVIETETSRL; encoded by the coding sequence ATGGAAATACGAAACTTAAATACCTTTCTTCAAGTCGTTTCTATAAAAAACTTCACGCAGGCGGCGAAAATCCTCGGCTATTCCCAGTCCAACGTCAGCGCGCAGATTCAGCAGCTGGAACGGGAGGTCGGCGCGCCCTTATTCAACCGCATCGGCCGCCAGGTCACGCTGACTCAGCATGGCGAGGAGCTGATTCCCTACGCCCAGAAAATCGTCGCGACGGCCCTACTGATGGAAAATTTCCTGAAATCCAAGGAATCCCTCGGCGGCACCCTGCGCATCGGCATGGTAGAATCGCTGTACGAAATCCTGTTCGAATCATCCCTTCTCCGTTATCATCAGCACTTTCCCAACGTCAAAGTCGAGTTAGTCGTCGACGATACGGCGACCCTGAAAAATCGGATGCAGACCGGCGTTCTTGACTTCGCCTGCCTCATTGCCGAGCCCCTGCCGAAAACGCAGTGGCACACATGGTATTCCCGAAAGGAAGACATCGTCGTCATCGCCAATCCCGGCAATCACCTGTGCCGGCAGAACTCTCTGACCCTGAGCGATTTAAAAGACGAGGAGTTCATCTTGATGGAGTTGACAGCTCCCTACATCGTCACCTTTCAGAGCGCCATGTCCGCCCAGAATATTACCCTTCGCCCATTCTTGACGCTGCAAAGCGCCAACACGGCAACGCGCCTCGTCAGCAAGGGCAATTTTTTATCGGTCCTGCCCCAGTACACCGTCGTGCAGGCAGCCAAGCAGGGCGACGTCGTCATCCTGCCGATCACCGACTTTTGCGACAGCTCGTACGTCCAGACGGTACTCCACGCCAACAAGGTCATGACGCCTCAGATAGAAGGCTTCCTGCAGGAAATACAGGCGGTTATCGAGACGGAAACGTCCCGGCTCTAG
- the nifJ gene encoding pyruvate:ferredoxin (flavodoxin) oxidoreductase: MAKKMMTMDGNTAAAYVSYVFTDVAAIYPITPSSTMAEKMDEWATKGVKNMFGQVVRVQEMQAEGGAAGAVHGSLQAGALTTTYTASQGLLLMIPNMYKIAGELLPGVFHVAARALGTNTLCIFGDQRDVMACRQTGFAMLAEGSVQEVMDLSAVAHLSAIKGRVPFLNFFDGFRTSHEIQKIEAFDYDDLAKLVDMDAVKEFRDRATNPDHPTTKGTLQNSDIYFQQQEVQNKYYEALPDIVEDYMEKISALTGREYHPFRYYGAPDADRMIVAMGSLTDAIEETVDFLNKRGEKVGLLAVHLYRPFSEKYFFKYIPETVTKIAVLDRTKEPGSVAEPLYLDVKGVYAGKEKQPLIVGGRAGLGGKDTTPTHILSVFENLKLDQPKDQFTIGIVDDVTYTSLPLGEDIDTTPEGTTACKFWGLGSDGTVGANKSAVKIIGDHTDMHAQAYFAYDSKKSGGITVSHLRFGKNPIKSTYLINKAAFVSCSQQSYVHKYNVLSGLKKGGSFLLNTLWTPEELDANLPASMKRYIAQNDIQFYTIDAVNIAQKIGLGGRFNMIMQAAFFKIADIIPIDDAVKYLKDAVVSSYGKKGQKVVDMNNAAIDNGVTGIVKIDVPASWADVADEAAPVKDVPEFVTKILEPVNAQEGDSLPVSTFIGLEDGAFPQGTAAYEKRGVAINVPEWDAEKCIQCNQCSFVCPHAAIRPVLLTDEEVAAAPAGLKTKPAVGVPGMHFTMAVSVLDCLGCGSCAQVCPAKEKALEMKPFGSQEEKAPLWDYAVNLPAKKNPMNKFTVKGSQFEQPLLEFSGACAGCGETPYAKLITQLFGDRMMVANATGCSSVWSGSVPSMPYTTNEAGHGPGWANSLFEDNAEFGLGMFLATQQVREKMAMDIQEAIDNPNTPADAKAVFQEWLDNKDVSEGTRERADKVVAVVEAAKDVCPICKRIYERRDNLVKRSQWILGGDGWAYDIGFGGLDHVLAQGENVNVFVFDTEVYSNTGGQSSKATPTSAIAKFAAGGKKTRKKDLGRIAMTYGYVYVAQVALGADKNQCLKAIQEAEAYDGPSLIIGYAPCINHGIKAGMANSQIEAKKAVEAGYWHLYRYNPALKAEGKNPFILDSKEPVSDIKDFLMGEVRYASLKTVFPEKADEFFEKTAEDMKDRLEAYKTLAGK; encoded by the coding sequence ATGGCAAAAAAAATGATGACCATGGACGGCAATACCGCTGCCGCTTATGTGTCCTACGTGTTTACTGATGTTGCCGCTATTTATCCTATTACGCCTTCTTCCACGATGGCGGAAAAAATGGACGAATGGGCGACTAAGGGCGTTAAGAACATGTTCGGACAAGTTGTCCGCGTTCAGGAAATGCAGGCTGAAGGCGGCGCTGCCGGCGCTGTTCACGGCTCTTTGCAGGCAGGCGCTTTGACGACGACCTACACGGCTTCTCAGGGCTTGCTCCTTATGATTCCGAATATGTACAAAATCGCCGGCGAATTGCTCCCGGGCGTATTCCACGTTGCAGCTCGTGCTCTCGGCACGAACACCTTGTGCATTTTCGGCGACCAGCGCGACGTCATGGCTTGCCGTCAGACCGGCTTTGCTATGCTGGCTGAAGGCAGCGTTCAGGAAGTTATGGACTTGTCGGCTGTCGCTCACTTATCGGCAATTAAAGGCCGCGTTCCGTTCCTCAACTTCTTCGACGGCTTCCGCACGTCTCATGAAATTCAAAAAATCGAAGCCTTCGACTACGACGATTTGGCAAAATTAGTCGACATGGACGCTGTTAAAGAATTCCGCGACCGCGCTACCAACCCGGATCATCCGACGACGAAGGGCACGCTGCAGAACTCGGATATCTACTTCCAGCAGCAGGAAGTACAGAACAAGTACTACGAAGCGCTGCCGGATATCGTTGAAGACTACATGGAAAAAATTTCCGCTCTCACGGGCCGGGAATACCATCCCTTCAGATACTACGGCGCTCCCGACGCAGACCGCATGATTGTCGCTATGGGTTCCTTGACGGACGCTATCGAAGAAACGGTAGACTTCCTCAACAAACGCGGTGAAAAAGTCGGACTCCTGGCAGTTCACCTCTATCGCCCGTTCTCGGAAAAATACTTCTTCAAATATATTCCGGAAACGGTTACGAAGATCGCTGTTCTTGACCGCACGAAAGAACCGGGCTCCGTTGCTGAACCGCTGTACCTCGACGTCAAGGGCGTATATGCCGGCAAGGAAAAACAGCCTCTTATCGTAGGCGGCCGCGCTGGCCTCGGCGGAAAAGACACGACTCCGACCCACATTCTTTCCGTATTCGAAAACTTGAAGCTCGACCAGCCGAAAGATCAGTTCACTATCGGCATCGTCGACGACGTTACCTACACGTCCCTGCCCCTCGGCGAAGACATCGACACGACGCCGGAAGGCACGACGGCCTGCAAGTTCTGGGGCCTTGGCTCCGACGGCACGGTCGGCGCCAACAAGAGCGCTGTTAAGATTATCGGTGACCACACGGATATGCACGCTCAGGCTTACTTTGCCTATGACTCCAAGAAATCCGGCGGTATTACCGTATCTCACCTCCGCTTCGGCAAAAACCCGATCAAATCGACGTACCTCATCAACAAAGCTGCTTTCGTTTCCTGTTCGCAGCAGTCGTACGTACATAAATACAACGTATTGTCCGGCCTGAAGAAAGGCGGCAGCTTCCTCCTGAACACCCTCTGGACTCCGGAAGAACTGGACGCGAACCTGCCGGCTTCGATGAAACGCTACATCGCGCAGAACGATATTCAGTTCTACACGATCGACGCTGTAAACATCGCTCAGAAAATCGGCTTAGGCGGCCGCTTCAACATGATCATGCAGGCTGCGTTCTTCAAGATCGCCGACATCATTCCTATTGACGATGCTGTTAAATACCTGAAAGACGCTGTCGTTTCCTCGTACGGCAAAAAAGGCCAGAAAGTCGTCGACATGAACAACGCCGCTATCGACAATGGCGTAACAGGCATCGTAAAAATCGACGTTCCGGCCAGCTGGGCTGACGTTGCCGATGAAGCTGCTCCTGTCAAAGACGTTCCCGAATTCGTTACGAAGATTTTGGAACCGGTCAACGCACAGGAAGGCGACTCCTTGCCGGTCAGCACGTTCATCGGCCTGGAAGACGGCGCATTCCCGCAGGGCACGGCTGCTTATGAAAAACGCGGCGTTGCTATCAACGTACCGGAATGGGATGCAGAAAAATGTATCCAGTGCAACCAGTGTTCCTTCGTCTGCCCGCACGCAGCTATTCGTCCGGTTCTCTTGACGGATGAAGAAGTCGCCGCTGCTCCGGCCGGCCTCAAGACGAAACCGGCTGTCGGCGTTCCCGGCATGCACTTCACCATGGCTGTCAGCGTCCTCGACTGCTTAGGCTGCGGCAGCTGCGCTCAGGTTTGCCCGGCTAAGGAAAAAGCCCTGGAAATGAAACCCTTCGGTTCTCAGGAAGAAAAAGCTCCCCTCTGGGATTATGCCGTCAATCTCCCTGCTAAGAAGAACCCCATGAATAAATTCACCGTTAAAGGCAGCCAGTTCGAACAGCCGCTGCTCGAATTCTCCGGTGCCTGCGCAGGCTGCGGCGAAACACCGTATGCAAAACTCATTACGCAGCTCTTCGGCGACCGCATGATGGTTGCTAACGCTACGGGCTGCTCCTCCGTATGGTCCGGCAGCGTACCGTCCATGCCGTACACGACGAACGAAGCAGGCCACGGCCCGGGCTGGGCGAACTCCTTGTTCGAAGACAACGCCGAATTCGGCTTGGGCATGTTCTTGGCTACGCAGCAGGTTCGCGAAAAAATGGCTATGGATATTCAGGAAGCCATCGACAACCCGAATACGCCGGCCGACGCGAAAGCCGTATTCCAGGAATGGCTCGACAATAAGGATGTAAGCGAAGGCACGCGCGAACGGGCTGACAAAGTTGTCGCCGTCGTAGAAGCAGCTAAGGACGTATGCCCGATCTGCAAACGCATCTATGAACGCCGCGACAATTTGGTAAAACGCAGCCAGTGGATCTTAGGCGGCGACGGCTGGGCTTATGACATCGGCTTCGGCGGCTTGGACCACGTATTGGCTCAGGGCGAAAACGTCAACGTCTTCGTATTCGATACGGAAGTTTACTCCAACACGGGCGGTCAGTCCTCCAAAGCTACGCCGACCTCGGCTATCGCTAAGTTCGCAGCTGGCGGCAAGAAGACGAGAAAGAAAGACTTGGGCCGCATCGCTATGACCTATGGCTATGTATACGTTGCTCAGGTTGCCTTGGGCGCCGACAAGAACCAGTGCCTGAAAGCGATTCAGGAAGCTGAAGCTTATGACGGCCCGAGCTTGATCATCGGCTATGCACCGTGCATCAACCACGGCATCAAAGCCGGTATGGCCAACAGCCAGATCGAAGCTAAGAAAGCCGTTGAAGCTGGCTACTGGCACCTGTATCGCTACAACCCGGCTCTGAAAGCTGAAGGCAAGAATCCGTTCATCCTCGATTCTAAAGAACCGGTCAGCGACATTAAAGACTTCCTCATGGGCGAAGTCCGCTATGCATCGCTGAAGACCGTATTCCCTGAAAAGGCTGACGAATTCTTCGAAAAGACGGCTGAAGACATGAAAGACCGTCTCGAAGCATACAAGACCTTGGCTGGAAAATAA
- a CDS encoding acyl CoA:acetate/3-ketoacid CoA transferase, giving the protein MAKFVTAAEAVQQIKDGATIATSGFVGGLIPEAVLKEMEASFRANNTPKDMTVIYAAGQGDSGERGLNHLGDEGMLKRIIGGHFNLTPRLGELVNNNKVEAYNLPQGTLSQWFRDIAGRRPGTITKVGLRTFVDPRLEGGKINDVTKEDIVEVIELGGEEWLWYHPHKIDVAIIRGTTADEDGNVTMDGEIGTGEALAIAEAAKACGGIVIVQVKDVAAKNTLDPRDVKIPGVIVDYVVKADEADHMMTWDYAYNPAFNGDVKVPLDSVAPLKLNNRKIIARRCAMELIPDAVVNLGIGMPEGVSVVAAEEGIDSMVLTTEAGTIGGVPAGGLSFGAATNASVILDQPYQFDFYDGGGVDLAILGLAESDVNGNINVSKFNGRVAGCGGFINITQNSKKVIFCGTFTAGGLKEEVKDGKLVITSEGRNKKFLKQVEQVTFSGAYANAVGQPVLYVTERAVFKLTPEGLELIEVAPGIDIEKDVLAYMDFKPIVKDVKLMDARIFEDKPMGLEL; this is encoded by the coding sequence ATGGCAAAATTTGTAACGGCTGCTGAAGCAGTACAACAGATTAAAGACGGCGCAACCATCGCAACGAGCGGTTTCGTCGGCGGTTTGATTCCGGAAGCAGTATTGAAAGAAATGGAAGCTTCCTTTAGAGCTAACAACACGCCTAAAGACATGACAGTTATTTATGCTGCAGGCCAGGGCGACAGCGGCGAACGCGGCCTGAACCACCTCGGCGACGAAGGCATGCTGAAACGTATTATCGGCGGTCACTTCAACCTGACACCGCGTTTGGGCGAATTGGTAAATAACAATAAAGTAGAAGCCTACAACCTGCCGCAGGGCACGTTGTCCCAGTGGTTCCGCGACATCGCGGGCCGCCGTCCCGGCACGATTACCAAAGTCGGCCTCCGTACCTTCGTTGATCCTCGTCTGGAAGGCGGCAAAATCAACGATGTAACGAAGGAAGATATCGTTGAAGTTATTGAATTGGGCGGCGAAGAATGGCTCTGGTATCATCCGCACAAAATTGATGTAGCTATCATCCGCGGCACGACAGCCGACGAAGACGGCAACGTTACGATGGACGGCGAAATCGGCACGGGCGAAGCCTTGGCTATCGCTGAAGCGGCTAAAGCCTGCGGCGGCATCGTTATCGTTCAGGTAAAAGATGTAGCAGCCAAGAATACGCTGGACCCGAGAGACGTTAAGATCCCCGGCGTAATCGTCGACTATGTCGTAAAAGCTGACGAAGCTGACCATATGATGACTTGGGATTATGCGTACAACCCGGCATTCAACGGCGATGTAAAAGTTCCTCTGGATTCGGTAGCTCCGCTGAAACTGAACAACCGCAAGATCATTGCCCGCCGCTGCGCTATGGAACTGATTCCCGACGCAGTTGTAAACCTCGGTATCGGCATGCCTGAAGGCGTATCGGTAGTCGCTGCTGAAGAAGGCATCGACAGCATGGTACTGACGACAGAAGCAGGCACCATCGGCGGCGTACCGGCCGGCGGCCTGAGCTTCGGCGCAGCCACGAACGCCTCGGTTATCCTCGACCAGCCGTACCAGTTTGACTTCTATGACGGCGGCGGCGTAGACCTGGCAATCCTCGGCTTGGCTGAATCGGACGTCAACGGCAATATCAACGTAAGTAAGTTCAATGGCCGCGTAGCAGGCTGCGGCGGCTTCATCAACATCACGCAGAACTCCAAGAAGGTAATCTTCTGCGGCACCTTCACAGCCGGCGGCCTGAAGGAAGAAGTCAAAGACGGCAAACTGGTCATCACGAGCGAAGGCCGGAACAAGAAGTTCCTGAAACAGGTAGAACAGGTTACGTTCAGCGGCGCTTATGCAAATGCCGTAGGCCAGCCCGTACTGTACGTCACGGAACGCGCCGTATTCAAACTGACTCCGGAAGGCTTGGAACTGATCGAAGTCGCACCGGGCATCGACATCGAAAAAGACGTATTGGCATACATGGACTTCAAGCCCATCGTCAAAGACGTCAAGCTGATGGACGCTCGTATCTTTGAAGACAAACCCATGGGTTTGGAACTGTAA
- a CDS encoding ketopantoate reductase family protein produces the protein MKLMVSGIGGVGGYIAAVLCRYYPGSVTLIARGKRKKALEQRGLVVHSAVLGEQTYHPAVTDCPADAGIQDVIFVCVKAFSLDEALAALRPCVDEHTVVVPVMNGIDHADRTRAALPAGRVVNSLIYITSSYDGEYAICHASPYVRMRADSPDRDAAALVCRLLHHEQAMECTIPQDMKSEVWKKYIINCAYNTITAYYTCTTRGLLEHPERLTEFQALLDEAYAVAIADGVQLPAGLTAEIFEDMMHYRNADATSSMARDAMAHKPTELETFSGHLVRLADRLGVPAPVSKRFYQELLKREVGK, from the coding sequence ATGAAATTAATGGTATCAGGCATCGGCGGCGTCGGCGGCTACATTGCCGCCGTTCTCTGCCGCTATTATCCCGGCAGCGTCACGCTGATCGCCCGGGGCAAACGGAAGAAGGCCCTGGAGCAGCGGGGACTGGTCGTCCACAGCGCCGTCTTAGGAGAGCAAACCTATCATCCCGCCGTGACGGATTGTCCGGCCGACGCCGGCATTCAGGACGTAATTTTTGTCTGCGTCAAGGCCTTTTCCCTTGATGAAGCCCTGGCCGCCCTTCGCCCATGCGTCGACGAGCACACCGTAGTCGTCCCTGTTATGAACGGCATCGACCATGCCGACCGGACCCGGGCCGCCCTTCCTGCGGGCCGAGTCGTAAATTCGCTTATTTACATCACATCATCCTACGACGGCGAATACGCCATCTGCCACGCCAGCCCCTACGTCCGCATGCGCGCAGACAGCCCCGACCGCGACGCCGCAGCCCTGGTCTGCCGCTTGCTGCATCACGAACAGGCCATGGAATGTACGATTCCCCAGGATATGAAAAGCGAAGTATGGAAAAAATACATCATAAACTGCGCCTACAACACGATTACGGCCTACTACACCTGCACGACGCGGGGCCTGCTGGAGCATCCGGAACGACTGACAGAGTTCCAGGCCCTTCTCGATGAAGCCTACGCCGTAGCCATAGCCGACGGCGTGCAGCTCCCAGCCGGACTGACGGCGGAGATTTTCGAAGACATGATGCATTACCGCAATGCCGACGCGACGAGCTCCATGGCCCGAGACGCCATGGCTCATAAGCCGACGGAGCTTGAGACGTTCAGCGGCCATCTCGTCCGCCTGGCCGATCGGCTAGGCGTGCCGGCACCCGTGTCCAAACGGTTTTATCAAGAGCTGCTGAAACGGGAGGTAGGGAAATGA
- a CDS encoding MaoC family dehydratase: MAKDVKYEDIKIGDKASVSKTISEFDVYAFAGVTTDFNPVHINKEFAKDSMFKQRIAHGMLSAGLISAVLGTELPGVNTIYMNQSLSFLAPVFYGDTLTATVECKEKDDAKHRIIFKTTVTNQDGKVVTDGEARVMKK, from the coding sequence ATGGCAAAAGACGTAAAATATGAAGATATTAAGATCGGTGATAAAGCATCTGTATCGAAGACGATTTCCGAATTCGACGTATATGCCTTTGCCGGCGTAACGACGGACTTCAACCCCGTTCACATCAACAAAGAATTCGCTAAGGATTCCATGTTCAAACAGCGCATTGCCCATGGCATGTTGTCGGCAGGCCTGATTTCGGCCGTACTGGGCACGGAGCTGCCGGGCGTGAACACGATTTACATGAATCAGTCCCTCAGCTTCCTGGCACCGGTATTCTACGGTGATACGCTGACCGCGACGGTAGAATGCAAGGAAAAAGACGATGCAAAACACCGCATTATCTTCAAGACGACCGTAACCAATCAGGACGGCAAGGTCGTAACGGACGGCGAAGCCCGCGTCATGAAAAAATAA